From the genome of Dickeya aquatica, one region includes:
- the apt gene encoding adenine phosphoribosyltransferase, giving the protein MTATQQPDLIKNSIKSIPDYPKPGILFRDVTSLLEDPTAYAASIAMLVERYRDAGVTKVVGTEARGFLFGAPVALALGVGFVPVRKPGKLPRATLSESYELEYGSDTLEIHTDSINAGDNVLVVDDLLATGGTIEATVKLIRRLGGQVSDAAFIINLFDLGGQQRLESMGVSCYSLVDFPGH; this is encoded by the coding sequence ATGACCGCAACTCAGCAGCCAGATTTGATTAAAAACAGTATTAAAAGCATCCCGGATTACCCTAAGCCGGGCATACTGTTTCGTGATGTGACCAGCCTGCTGGAAGACCCGACCGCCTATGCGGCGAGCATTGCCATGTTGGTTGAGCGTTACCGCGATGCGGGCGTGACCAAAGTCGTTGGGACGGAGGCTCGTGGCTTCCTGTTTGGTGCGCCAGTGGCGCTGGCGTTAGGTGTTGGGTTTGTTCCGGTGCGCAAACCGGGCAAACTGCCGCGCGCAACGCTCAGTGAGAGTTATGAGCTGGAATATGGCAGTGACACGCTGGAAATTCACACCGATTCTATCAACGCCGGTGATAACGTGCTGGTGGTGGATGATCTGCTGGCGACCGGTGGCACGATTGAAGCCACAGTAAAGCTGATTCGTCGCCTTGGCGGTCAGGTTTCTGATGCCGCATTTATCATCAATCTGTTCGACCTCGGTGGGCAACAACGTCTGGAAAGCATGGGCGTTTCTTGCTACAGCCTGGTGGATTTCCCCGGCCATTGA
- a CDS encoding YbaB/EbfC family nucleoid-associated protein: MFGKGGIGNLMKQAQQMQEKMQKMQEEIASLEVTGESGAGLVKVTINGAHNCRRVEIDPSLMDDDKEMLEDLIAAAFNDAARRIADVQQEKMASVSSGIPLPPGFKMPF; this comes from the coding sequence ATGTTTGGTAAAGGCGGTATTGGCAACCTGATGAAGCAAGCGCAGCAGATGCAGGAAAAAATGCAGAAAATGCAGGAAGAGATTGCCAGTCTGGAAGTGACCGGTGAATCAGGTGCCGGGTTGGTTAAAGTGACGATTAACGGTGCGCACAATTGTCGCCGGGTGGAGATTGACCCAAGCCTGATGGACGATGATAAAGAGATGCTCGAAGACCTGATAGCCGCCGCGTTCAATGATGCCGCGCGCCGCATTGCGGATGTGCAGCAGGAAAAAATGGCTTCGGTTTCCAGCGGTATTCCGCTGCCACCCGGCTTTAAGATGCCGTTCTGA
- the priC gene encoding primosomal replication protein PriC, giving the protein MDTHALLKALAQQIDTLAHSVTPIAGQQAPRSRFDRQLFSSYGTRLGDYLDEIRHNYQHLQQYVQEQRQERVAFMAEKLLAQMTALQREVATQPLRKQEPTTPEPQDLYQKLAEYQGYERRLLAMVQDRESLLSAESTLTGQQRLQRELAALEGRLTRCRQALARLERHIERRERGL; this is encoded by the coding sequence ATGGACACACATGCGCTGCTTAAGGCATTAGCACAACAAATTGATACGCTGGCACACAGCGTAACGCCGATTGCGGGCCAGCAAGCCCCCCGCTCCCGTTTTGACCGCCAGCTATTTAGCAGCTATGGCACGCGACTGGGCGACTACCTCGACGAAATCCGCCACAACTACCAGCACCTGCAACAATATGTGCAGGAGCAGCGTCAGGAAAGGGTTGCCTTCATGGCGGAAAAATTACTGGCGCAAATGACGGCACTACAGCGGGAAGTGGCCACCCAGCCGTTGCGAAAGCAGGAGCCGACGACCCCGGAACCACAGGATCTCTACCAGAAGCTGGCAGAATATCAGGGCTATGAGCGGCGTTTACTGGCGATGGTGCAAGACAGAGAAAGCCTGTTGTCTGCCGAGAGCACGCTTACCGGGCAACAGCGTCTGCAACGGGAGCTGGCCGCGCTGGAAGGGCGGCTGACGCGCTGTCGCCAGGCGCTGGCGCGACTGGAGCGGCATATTGAACGCCGCGAGCGCGGGCTGTAA
- the htpG gene encoding molecular chaperone HtpG, translating to MKGQETRGFQSEVKQLLHLMIHSLYSNKEVFLRELISNASDAADKLRFRALSAPDLYEGDGELRVRVATDKEKRTLTISDNGIGMSRADVIDNLGTIAKSGTKAFLESLGSDQAKDSQLIGQFGVGFYSAFIVADKVTVKTRAAGAEASQGVFWESAGEGEYTLADIDKADRGTEITLHLRDGEDEFLDSWRVRSVISKYSDHIALPVEIESRTESEEEGGEETVTWEKINKAQALWTRSKSEISDDEYNEFYKHISHDFTDPLSWSHNRVEGKQEYTSLLYIPSQAPWDMWNRDHKHGLKLYVQRVFIMDDAEQFMPTYLRFVRGLIDSNDLPLNVSREILQDNRVTQSLRTALTKRALQMLEKLAKDDSEKYQTFWQQFGLALKEGPAEDSANRETIAKLLRFATTHTDSDAQTVSLEEYVSRMVDGQDKIYYITADSYAAAKSSPHLELFRKKGIEVLLLSDRIDEWMMSYLTEFEGKSLQSVSKADESLDKLADEADDAQKEAEKALEPFVERVKTLLGERVKEVRLTHRLTDTPAIVTTDASDMSTQMAKLFAAAGQKAPEVKYIFELNPDHALVKRAAETPDDAQFTQWIELLLEQALFAERGTLEDPNQFIRRMNQLLSA from the coding sequence ATGAAAGGCCAAGAGACGCGTGGCTTCCAGTCAGAAGTAAAACAACTGCTGCACCTGATGATCCACTCTTTGTATTCCAACAAGGAAGTGTTCCTGCGAGAGCTTATTTCCAATGCCTCAGATGCTGCGGATAAACTGCGTTTTCGTGCACTCTCAGCACCCGATCTGTACGAAGGTGACGGTGAGCTGCGCGTGCGCGTTGCGACCGATAAAGAAAAACGTACCCTGACGATTTCCGATAACGGCATTGGCATGAGCCGTGCTGACGTGATTGATAATCTGGGCACCATTGCCAAATCTGGCACCAAGGCGTTTCTGGAGTCCCTTGGCTCTGATCAGGCAAAAGATAGCCAACTGATTGGCCAGTTTGGGGTGGGGTTCTACTCCGCATTCATCGTGGCCGATAAGGTGACGGTGAAAACCCGTGCCGCCGGGGCTGAGGCCAGCCAGGGCGTATTCTGGGAATCTGCCGGTGAGGGTGAATATACCCTGGCGGATATCGATAAAGCCGATCGCGGTACCGAAATTACGCTGCATCTGCGTGACGGGGAAGATGAGTTTCTCGATAGCTGGCGCGTGCGCTCGGTCATCAGCAAGTATTCAGACCATATCGCCCTGCCGGTTGAGATTGAATCTCGTACCGAGAGTGAAGAAGAGGGCGGTGAAGAGACGGTGACGTGGGAGAAAATCAACAAGGCTCAGGCTTTGTGGACCCGCAGCAAGTCAGAAATCAGCGACGACGAATACAACGAGTTTTACAAACATATCTCCCATGACTTCACTGACCCGTTAAGCTGGAGCCACAACCGGGTGGAAGGGAAGCAGGAGTACACCAGCCTGCTGTATATTCCGTCGCAGGCTCCGTGGGATATGTGGAACCGCGACCATAAACATGGCCTGAAGCTCTATGTGCAGCGCGTGTTTATCATGGATGATGCCGAGCAGTTCATGCCGACCTATCTGCGTTTTGTCCGCGGCCTGATTGACTCCAACGACCTGCCGCTCAACGTATCGCGTGAAATATTGCAAGACAACCGTGTTACCCAGAGCCTGCGTACTGCGCTGACGAAGCGTGCACTGCAAATGCTGGAAAAACTGGCGAAAGATGACAGTGAAAAATACCAGACATTCTGGCAGCAGTTCGGCCTGGCACTTAAAGAAGGCCCGGCAGAAGACAGTGCTAACCGCGAAACAATTGCCAAACTGTTGCGTTTTGCCACCACTCACACCGACAGCGATGCCCAGACGGTGTCACTGGAGGAGTATGTCAGCCGGATGGTGGACGGTCAGGATAAGATTTACTACATCACCGCAGACAGCTACGCCGCAGCCAAGAGCAGCCCGCATCTGGAACTGTTCCGCAAGAAAGGCATTGAAGTATTGCTGCTTTCCGATCGCATCGACGAATGGATGATGAGCTACCTGACCGAGTTTGAGGGGAAATCGCTCCAGTCTGTCAGCAAGGCTGATGAGTCGCTGGATAAACTGGCGGATGAGGCGGATGACGCACAAAAAGAAGCAGAAAAAGCGCTGGAGCCGTTTGTTGAGCGCGTGAAAACCCTGCTGGGTGAACGTGTGAAAGAGGTACGTCTGACGCACCGCCTGACCGATACGCCCGCGATTGTGACGACCGATGCCAGTGACATGAGCACCCAGATGGCAAAACTGTTCGCTGCCGCAGGCCAGAAAGCGCCGGAAGTGAAGTATATTTTTGAGCTTAATCCTGACCATGCGTTGGTGAAACGTGCCGCGGAGACACCCGATGACGCGCAGTTCACACAGTGGATTGAATTGCTGCTGGAGCAGGCTCTGTTTGCCGAACGTGGCACGCTGGAAGACCCGAACCAGTTCATCCGCCGCATGAATCAGCTATTGAGCGCCTGA
- the mscK gene encoding mechanosensitive channel MscK: MSCRFAVPFDLHVFFRLFCSRIQNSLLLLLWLLLGGLVPSFAVWAAANDVPTRTEIQGRLDTLNKQKSLTSADKLTQQDLTQTLDVLDSIERVRQETAQLKQQAAQAPAKLKQVSEDLTALSAAAPVTPPALESLPLKQLEARLNETLDDLQAAQENLSTYNSQLISLQTQPERVQSALYAASQRSQQLRTQLSGLDPAQEPLRASQQILLQTEQALVVLQMEQQRKSLEVNTTMQDLLQKQRDYTAAQIGQLERMVQTLQGVINNKRLTLSEKTAKEAQNSDELQRIQENPLVKTEMETNRQLSQRLIKATQAGNTLVQESIQVKNWLDRATQSERNLKEQITVLKGSLLLSRILYQQQQNLPSADAMGNIGAQIADLRLEQFDINQQRDVLFRGDEYIQQLIAHNTNTVLDAEVNDALEQILDMRRELLDQLNKQLGNQLMLAINLQISRQQLMSVNASLQRTLTQQIFWVSSNKPMDWNWLKDLPSALKLQFTALHPAWKGAQLLQGLLASLLVMVPALLLVGVLLWRRKSIEAYQQKLAEDVGLLKRDSQLHTPQAILLLILRTLPGVLVILSLGWWLRLTNTPSGSFAWLLSENLALLWLVFATAWFSLKPAGVSERHFNIPASRCAHYRRQVFRLGLALLPLLFWSVIGQKAPLSLVDDAMGQIIIVGNLLLLTILVFPVCRDCWREKERHTVQLIVVTMQAAMPLFLIGLMLNGFFYTTLRLASRWMDSLYLLIVWNIVYFATIRGLSVAARRLAYRRALARRQNLVKEGAEGSEPVPEAPLALEQISQQSLRLTTMVLFLAFSGAFYWIWSDLVTVFSYLDSITLWHYSTVAASGSVMQPVTLGNVLVALVIGAVAYVMTRNLPGLLEVLVLSRLQLRQGTSYAITTILTYLIMAVGAVASLSSLGVSWDKLQWLVAALSVGLGFGLQEIFANFVSGLIILFERPVRIGDTITIGSFSGSVSKIRIRATTITDFDRKEVIIPNKAFVTERLINWSLSDTITRVLIRIGVAYGSDLDKVKAILLQAARDNPRVMTDPEPQVFFLTFGQSALEHELRLYVRELRDRSYTVDELNRTIDTLCRENGIDIAFNQLDVYLHNAQGNEIKEVSRTHTAMTEKPLI, encoded by the coding sequence ATGAGTTGCCGTTTCGCTGTTCCCTTTGACCTGCATGTTTTTTTCCGCCTCTTTTGTTCCCGTATTCAAAATAGTCTGCTGCTGTTGCTATGGCTGCTGCTGGGTGGGCTGGTGCCATCATTTGCTGTCTGGGCGGCGGCGAATGATGTGCCGACACGCACAGAAATCCAGGGGCGGCTCGATACGCTGAATAAGCAAAAAAGCCTCACCTCGGCAGACAAGCTGACTCAGCAGGATTTAACCCAAACACTGGATGTGCTGGATAGCATTGAACGCGTCAGGCAGGAAACGGCACAGCTTAAACAGCAGGCGGCACAGGCACCGGCCAAACTTAAACAGGTCAGTGAAGATCTGACGGCACTCAGTGCAGCCGCACCGGTCACACCGCCTGCGCTGGAATCCTTGCCATTAAAACAACTGGAAGCGCGCCTGAATGAAACGCTGGATGACTTACAGGCCGCCCAGGAGAATTTGTCTACCTATAATAGCCAGTTGATTTCACTTCAGACGCAGCCCGAGCGAGTGCAAAGTGCATTGTATGCCGCCTCGCAGCGTAGCCAGCAGTTGCGTACTCAATTAAGTGGCCTTGATCCTGCTCAGGAGCCACTACGTGCCAGCCAACAAATTTTGTTGCAAACGGAGCAGGCACTGGTTGTATTGCAGATGGAACAGCAGCGTAAAAGCCTGGAAGTGAACACCACGATGCAGGATCTGTTGCAAAAACAACGTGATTATACCGCGGCACAGATAGGCCAACTGGAGCGCATGGTGCAAACGCTGCAAGGGGTTATCAATAACAAACGGCTGACCTTGTCGGAAAAAACGGCCAAGGAGGCGCAGAATTCAGACGAATTACAGCGCATTCAGGAAAATCCTCTGGTTAAGACGGAGATGGAAACGAATCGCCAGCTCAGTCAGCGCCTTATTAAAGCAACACAAGCCGGTAATACGTTGGTGCAGGAGAGTATTCAGGTAAAAAACTGGCTGGACCGGGCCACGCAGTCAGAACGTAATCTGAAAGAGCAAATTACCGTGCTGAAAGGGAGCCTGTTGCTATCACGCATTCTTTATCAACAGCAGCAGAATTTACCGTCGGCAGATGCGATGGGCAACATTGGTGCCCAGATTGCCGATTTGCGCTTAGAGCAATTTGATATCAACCAGCAGCGAGATGTGTTATTTCGCGGCGATGAATATATTCAGCAACTGATTGCCCACAATACCAATACCGTGCTGGATGCCGAAGTCAATGATGCCCTTGAGCAGATCCTGGACATGCGTCGGGAGTTGCTGGACCAACTCAATAAACAGCTTGGCAATCAACTGATGCTGGCTATTAACTTACAGATTAGCCGCCAGCAGTTAATGAGTGTGAATGCGTCGCTGCAACGCACGCTGACGCAGCAAATTTTCTGGGTCAGCAGTAATAAACCGATGGACTGGAACTGGCTGAAGGACTTGCCTTCTGCACTTAAGCTGCAGTTCACTGCTCTGCACCCTGCATGGAAGGGCGCGCAGTTGCTCCAGGGGTTACTTGCATCGTTGCTGGTCATGGTACCAGCGCTATTGCTGGTGGGGGTGTTGCTGTGGCGGCGTAAGAGTATCGAGGCTTATCAGCAGAAACTGGCGGAAGATGTCGGGCTGCTTAAACGAGACAGCCAGTTGCACACGCCGCAGGCGATTTTGTTGCTGATTTTGCGCACGTTACCGGGCGTATTGGTGATTTTGTCGCTGGGGTGGTGGCTCAGATTAACCAATACGCCATCAGGCAGTTTTGCCTGGCTGTTGAGTGAAAATCTCGCCTTGCTATGGCTGGTGTTTGCCACCGCCTGGTTTAGTTTAAAACCGGCTGGTGTGAGTGAGCGCCATTTTAACATCCCGGCTTCCCGTTGCGCCCACTATCGCCGTCAGGTCTTTCGCCTTGGTCTGGCGTTACTGCCACTGCTGTTCTGGTCGGTTATCGGGCAGAAAGCGCCGTTGTCGCTGGTGGATGATGCGATGGGCCAGATTATTATTGTGGGCAACCTGTTGCTGTTGACCATTCTGGTGTTCCCGGTGTGTCGGGATTGTTGGCGTGAAAAAGAGCGCCATACCGTGCAGTTGATTGTGGTGACAATGCAGGCGGCTATGCCGCTATTCTTGATAGGTCTGATGCTCAATGGCTTCTTCTACACCACACTGCGGTTGGCCAGCCGCTGGATGGATAGCCTGTATCTGCTGATTGTCTGGAATATTGTCTATTTTGCCACCATTCGCGGGCTAAGCGTGGCGGCGCGCCGTCTGGCGTACCGCCGGGCGCTGGCACGGCGGCAGAATTTAGTTAAGGAAGGGGCAGAAGGGAGTGAGCCTGTGCCAGAAGCGCCACTGGCGCTGGAGCAGATTAGCCAGCAATCATTACGTTTGACCACGATGGTGCTGTTTCTGGCTTTTTCCGGGGCGTTTTACTGGATTTGGTCCGATCTGGTCACGGTTTTCTCCTATCTGGATAGCATCACGCTGTGGCATTACAGCACGGTTGCTGCCAGTGGCTCGGTTATGCAACCAGTCACACTGGGCAATGTGCTGGTGGCGTTGGTGATTGGTGCCGTTGCGTATGTGATGACCCGTAACTTACCGGGGCTACTGGAAGTATTGGTTCTGTCACGCCTGCAACTGCGCCAGGGCACCTCGTATGCGATTACCACTATCCTCACCTATCTAATTATGGCGGTGGGTGCGGTGGCATCGCTCAGTTCCCTGGGCGTGTCGTGGGATAAATTACAATGGCTGGTGGCGGCATTGTCCGTGGGGCTGGGGTTTGGTTTGCAGGAGATTTTTGCCAACTTTGTCTCAGGCTTGATCATTTTGTTTGAGCGCCCGGTTCGGATCGGTGACACGATTACCATCGGCTCGTTTTCGGGGTCGGTAAGTAAAATTCGTATTCGTGCGACGACCATTACTGATTTTGATCGCAAAGAAGTGATTATTCCTAATAAGGCATTTGTTACCGAACGACTGATTAACTGGTCATTATCAGACACGATTACGCGCGTGTTGATTCGTATCGGTGTCGCGTATGGCTCTGATTTGGACAAGGTGAAAGCCATATTGCTGCAAGCTGCACGAGATAACCCACGCGTGATGACTGACCCTGAGCCGCAGGTGTTTTTCCTCACCTTTGGCCAGAGTGCGCTGGAGCATGAACTGCGTTTATATGTGCGTGAACTGCGCGATCGCAGCTATACCGTCGATGAGCTTAATCGCACTATTGACACGCTCTGTCGCGAGAATGGGATTGATATCGCTTTCAACCAACTGGACGTGTATTTACATAATGCTCAGGGGAATGAAATTAAAGAGGTTTCCCGCACCCATACAGCAATGACTGAAAAGCCGTTGATTTAA
- the miaE gene encoding tRNA isopentenyl-2-thiomethyl-A-37 hydroxylase MiaE, producing MFDNAILDPIHAFLPVTTPDAWLAEARKPENLPTLLCDHLLCELKAAQSALFLMRRYAVDESSRHVLQDWIAPYEDFAYRKKGDLHTLKAGSHITRQIQARTACHYSQEMIDKMVLLIREELHHFYQVLEVMTQKGIAYQSVPASRYARELTRHITSYEPDALVDKLIIGAFIEARSCERFAKLAPYLDESLSKFYTSLLRSEARHYQDYLTLAQHIAGYDIQPRIAFFAAAEAELITRADNDFKFHSGNPTRAALSS from the coding sequence ATGTTTGACAACGCCATTCTCGACCCGATTCACGCCTTTTTACCGGTTACCACGCCCGATGCATGGCTTGCCGAGGCGCGCAAACCAGAAAACCTGCCAACACTGCTGTGCGATCATCTGCTGTGTGAGCTCAAAGCCGCACAGAGTGCGCTGTTTTTAATGCGGCGATACGCCGTTGATGAAAGCAGTCGCCATGTATTACAGGATTGGATAGCGCCCTATGAAGACTTTGCCTATAGAAAGAAAGGGGATCTCCACACACTCAAGGCAGGCAGCCATATCACCCGGCAGATTCAGGCGCGCACAGCCTGTCATTACAGCCAGGAGATGATCGACAAAATGGTGCTGCTCATCCGTGAAGAATTGCACCATTTCTACCAGGTTCTGGAAGTGATGACACAAAAAGGCATTGCCTATCAGAGCGTGCCTGCCAGCCGTTACGCCCGCGAGCTGACCCGGCACATCACTTCCTATGAACCGGATGCATTAGTCGATAAGCTTATCATCGGAGCTTTTATTGAGGCGCGATCCTGCGAGCGTTTTGCCAAGCTGGCTCCCTATCTGGACGAGAGCCTCAGCAAATTTTACACCTCGTTGTTACGCTCCGAAGCGCGTCACTATCAGGACTACCTGACACTGGCACAACACATTGCCGGGTACGACATTCAGCCAAGAATCGCGTTTTTCGCCGCCGCCGAGGCTGAATTAATTACCCGTGCGGACAACGACTTCAAATTTCACAGTGGCAACCCGACCAGGGCTGCTCTCTCAAGCTAG
- a CDS encoding YbaM family protein, protein MSLEHETPAVKLAVDLIMLLEDNHIEPLVVLAALDIVQRDFQRKAARLSAAAVAPPTAPPSPGNT, encoded by the coding sequence ATGTCGCTGGAGCACGAAACACCGGCCGTCAAACTGGCCGTTGATCTGATTATGCTGCTTGAAGACAACCACATTGAGCCACTGGTGGTACTGGCTGCGCTGGATATTGTCCAACGGGATTTTCAGCGAAAAGCGGCGCGACTCTCAGCGGCTGCGGTGGCCCCCCCCACAGCACCGCCATCGCCCGGCAACACCTAA
- the dnaX gene encoding DNA polymerase III subunit gamma/tau has product MSYQVLARKWRPQTFADVVGQEHVLTALANGLSLGRIHHAYLFSGTRGVGKTTIARLLAKGLNCETGVTATPCGQCDICREIEQGRFVDLIEIDAASRTKVEDTRDLLDNVQYAPARGRFKVYLIDEVHMLSRHSFNALLKTLEEPPSHVKFLLATTDPQKLPVTILSRCLQFHLKALDAEQIRQHLHHVLEQEQLAFEPRALQLLARAADGSLRDALSLTDQAIAMGQGQVTAVTVSQMLGTLDDEQPLALLEALVSADGASVMARLEQAASRGVDWEALLVETLALLHRIAMLQLLPSALSDEYQQIAPRLRELARHIPPAEVQLYYQTLLVGRKELPYAPDRRMGVEMTLLRALAFHPTQVIADVAPEPVIAAPAARSAFDVQPAQQPPSSPLSSSMPVAAPPPSFIAAADVPPLPPSDPLVPEAVAPQASAPLPDTPVTLPDTTAQLLQARSQLLKRQGSSPAKKGEPAASAKTRPGSSALERLASVTERGQQQMAAKAVVQQEERKKEAYRWRAQNPDTSSETVVVTTPKALRSALEHEKTPELAAQLARESIERDAWAAQIEQLPLPKLVQQLALNAFKTEPQEAEVHLHLRSSQRHLNTPAAQKTLSEALSAYSGRAVSLTVIEDDSPVARTPLEWRQAIYEEKLMQARQSIMADNNIQTLRRFFDAELDEDSIRPV; this is encoded by the coding sequence ATGAGCTATCAGGTCCTTGCCCGTAAGTGGCGTCCCCAAACCTTTGCCGACGTAGTGGGTCAGGAACATGTTCTGACTGCATTGGCTAATGGTCTTTCATTAGGCCGAATCCATCATGCCTATCTGTTTTCCGGCACCCGCGGCGTGGGCAAAACCACGATTGCGCGTTTACTGGCCAAAGGGCTCAATTGTGAAACCGGCGTGACGGCTACCCCTTGCGGTCAGTGCGATATCTGCCGCGAAATCGAACAGGGGCGCTTTGTTGACCTGATTGAGATAGATGCCGCCTCTCGCACCAAAGTCGAAGATACGCGTGACCTGCTCGATAACGTGCAGTATGCCCCTGCCCGCGGGCGCTTTAAGGTGTACCTGATCGATGAAGTGCACATGCTCTCGCGGCACAGCTTTAATGCACTGTTAAAAACGCTGGAAGAGCCACCGTCGCACGTAAAATTCTTGCTGGCGACCACTGACCCGCAAAAGCTACCCGTTACTATCCTTTCGCGTTGTTTGCAATTTCATCTAAAAGCATTGGATGCCGAGCAAATCCGCCAACACCTGCACCATGTGCTGGAACAAGAGCAACTGGCATTTGAACCGCGGGCGTTGCAATTACTCGCCCGTGCAGCCGACGGCAGCCTGCGCGATGCGTTGAGCCTGACCGATCAGGCCATTGCGATGGGACAGGGGCAGGTCACGGCGGTAACCGTCAGCCAGATGCTGGGCACGCTGGATGACGAGCAACCGCTGGCCCTGCTTGAGGCACTGGTCAGTGCTGACGGAGCCAGCGTAATGGCGCGCCTGGAGCAGGCCGCTTCTCGGGGTGTTGACTGGGAAGCTCTGCTGGTGGAGACGCTGGCGCTGTTGCACCGTATTGCCATGTTGCAACTGTTGCCTTCCGCCCTGAGTGATGAATACCAGCAGATAGCACCGCGGTTGCGTGAGCTGGCGCGACATATTCCGCCTGCGGAAGTACAGCTTTACTACCAAACGCTGTTGGTCGGGCGTAAAGAGCTGCCTTATGCGCCAGACCGCCGTATGGGGGTGGAGATGACGCTGCTGCGTGCACTGGCGTTTCACCCCACACAGGTGATTGCCGACGTGGCACCGGAGCCGGTTATCGCTGCTCCCGCAGCGCGTTCGGCGTTTGACGTGCAGCCCGCTCAACAGCCGCCATCCAGTCCACTGTCGTCGTCAATGCCGGTAGCCGCGCCGCCGCCTTCTTTTATTGCGGCCGCAGACGTACCGCCACTGCCGCCCTCTGACCCCCTTGTGCCTGAAGCTGTAGCACCGCAAGCATCAGCACCGTTGCCGGATACACCCGTAACGTTGCCGGATACGACCGCGCAGCTGTTGCAGGCGCGCAGTCAGTTGCTCAAGCGGCAAGGGAGCAGCCCGGCAAAAAAGGGTGAACCGGCAGCGTCGGCTAAAACGCGGCCGGGTAGCTCGGCACTGGAGCGTCTGGCGTCAGTGACAGAACGCGGTCAGCAGCAGATGGCCGCCAAAGCCGTGGTGCAGCAAGAGGAGCGGAAAAAAGAGGCTTACCGCTGGCGGGCACAAAATCCAGACACCTCGAGCGAAACGGTCGTGGTGACAACGCCTAAAGCGCTGCGTTCGGCGCTGGAGCATGAAAAAACGCCCGAGCTGGCAGCACAACTGGCACGAGAGTCGATTGAGCGTGATGCCTGGGCGGCTCAAATCGAGCAATTGCCCTTGCCGAAGCTGGTACAGCAACTGGCGCTGAATGCATTCAAAACCGAGCCGCAGGAGGCTGAGGTGCATTTGCATTTGCGTTCATCGCAGCGTCATTTGAACACACCTGCGGCGCAGAAAACCCTGAGCGAAGCGCTAAGTGCGTATAGCGGGCGCGCTGTTAGTCTGACGGTCATTGAAGATGATTCACCGGTAGCGCGCACGCCGCTTGAGTGGCGACAGGCCATATACGAAGAGAAACTGATGCAGGCACGTCAGTCGATCATGGCAGATAATAATATTCAAACGTTACGGCGTTTTTTTGATGCGGAACTGGACGAAGACAGTATCCGCCCTGTTTAA
- a CDS encoding DUF454 family protein yields the protein MYRIVLITLGWLAVVLATLGVVLPLLPTTPFLLLAAWCFARSSPRFHHWLLYRSWFGRYLIHWQQYRALPPGVKGRAVLVIVATFAVSIGLVENNWVRAGLLVLLAVLLTFMLRLPVIDPAQQKTR from the coding sequence ATGTATCGTATCGTGCTGATAACGCTTGGCTGGCTGGCCGTTGTACTGGCTACGCTGGGTGTCGTATTGCCACTCCTGCCGACCACCCCATTTTTACTGCTGGCGGCCTGGTGCTTTGCCCGTTCCTCACCCCGGTTTCATCACTGGCTGTTGTACCGTTCCTGGTTTGGCCGTTATCTGATTCACTGGCAACAGTACCGTGCACTGCCTCCTGGCGTTAAAGGCCGGGCGGTGCTGGTCATTGTCGCCACGTTTGCTGTTTCTATCGGGCTGGTTGAAAACAATTGGGTACGTGCCGGGTTACTGGTGTTATTGGCGGTGTTACTGACGTTTATGCTGCGTCTGCCGGTTATTGATCCGGCGCAACAAAAAACACGCTGA
- the recR gene encoding recombination mediator RecR: MQTSPLLETLMEALRCLPGVGPKSAQRMAFHLLQRDRSGGMRLAQALTRAMSEIGHCADCRTFTEQEVCTICANPRRQQNGQICVVESPADIHAIEQTGQFAGRYFVLMGHLSPLDGIGPADIGLDRLEERLATETLSEVILATNPTVEGDATANYIAELCAEQGVMASRIAHGVPVGGELEMVDGTTLSHSLAGRHPIKF, translated from the coding sequence ATGCAGACCAGCCCGCTTCTTGAGACGCTGATGGAGGCGCTACGCTGTTTGCCAGGCGTTGGGCCTAAATCAGCGCAGCGCATGGCGTTTCACCTGTTGCAACGCGATCGCAGCGGCGGAATGCGTCTGGCGCAGGCGCTCACCCGTGCCATGTCGGAAATTGGCCATTGTGCTGACTGCCGGACATTTACCGAGCAGGAGGTGTGCACGATTTGCGCCAACCCCCGCCGTCAGCAAAATGGTCAGATTTGTGTGGTGGAAAGCCCGGCGGATATTCATGCCATTGAGCAAACCGGGCAGTTTGCCGGGCGCTATTTTGTGCTGATGGGGCATCTGTCGCCGCTGGATGGCATCGGCCCCGCTGACATCGGGCTTGATCGGCTGGAAGAGCGTCTGGCAACGGAAACGCTCAGTGAGGTGATTCTGGCGACGAACCCCACGGTGGAAGGCGATGCGACGGCCAATTACATCGCCGAGCTGTGCGCCGAGCAGGGCGTGATGGCCAGTCGTATCGCGCACGGTGTGCCGGTAGGTGGTGAGCTTGAAATGGTTGATGGCACGACGCTGTCCCATTCGCTGGCCGGGCGTCACCCTATCAAATTCTGA